The Acidobacteriota bacterium genome includes a region encoding these proteins:
- a CDS encoding PEP-CTERM sorting domain-containing protein encodes MVNKLKVAVIAALAMTVMATSAMAATIIDFRNGAAAAGGAITFDGTNAIGNDLPIGLVEVFGAPTNNGVFAVTGMLTNSSGMVGDLDFNTTSGSDFITIMGCIPGLGVGTFLADGTCTAPVALLSGSIDSFNASNQGTPGNEKGAIWMVGPDTKHADLLSAIGLAPNTPFELFGFALLTGPLGQTPQKSISTDIRNSEMAPIPEPATMMLLGTGLLAAFRARRKQQQQLL; translated from the coding sequence ATGGTAAACAAGTTGAAGGTGGCAGTCATCGCCGCTTTGGCGATGACAGTGATGGCGACGTCGGCGATGGCCGCGACGATCATCGATTTCAGGAACGGAGCCGCCGCGGCGGGCGGGGCAATTACATTCGACGGGACCAACGCCATCGGCAACGATCTGCCGATTGGTCTGGTCGAAGTCTTCGGTGCGCCAACCAATAATGGCGTATTCGCAGTTACCGGGATGCTGACGAACTCGTCGGGTATGGTCGGCGACCTGGACTTCAACACCACGAGCGGGAGCGACTTCATCACCATCATGGGTTGCATCCCCGGCCTCGGGGTCGGCACTTTCCTCGCGGATGGCACCTGCACCGCTCCCGTGGCGCTTCTCTCGGGCTCCATCGACAGCTTCAACGCTTCCAACCAGGGCACACCCGGCAACGAGAAGGGCGCCATCTGGATGGTCGGCCCCGACACCAAGCACGCCGACCTCCTCTCGGCCATCGGCCTGGCGCCGAACACCCCGTTCGAGCTGTTCGGCTTCGCCCTGCTGACCGGTCCCCTGGGCCAGACGCCCCAGAAGTCGATCAGCACCGACATCCGCAACTCCGAAATGGCGCCCATTCCGGAACCGGCCACGATGATGTTGCTCGGCACCGGCCTGCTGGCCGCCTTCAGGGCTCGTCGCAAGCAGCAACAGCAGCTGCTGTGA
- a CDS encoding tetratricopeptide repeat protein — MMRALTGLLSVVMVAATLAACKSDPLVEARNHLDRGNQQFEKQKYPEAIIEYRRAVQADPRLGDARLQLAQAYATTGDGPNALREFARAAELLPDDTTAQVKAGNFMLLASRFDDAQGLANRMLQHNPSNVDAQILLANSLAGLRDIDGAVAAFEKAVALEPNRAATYSELGSVQLGGGNKDAAEAAFRKAIELDPESANAHLALANFFWATGNMPESEKGMRRALQIEPDNLVGNRAMAMYYMLTNTPAAAEPHLKVVARVSPNIDAKYFLAEYYMRLGKVDEARAILTPLVAAPESFVGASIRLARVEVVANRNAEAHRTLEAVLAREPNNADALVTLGKLHLSENNTINALTTLQDAVRANPRSVEAQLALGHTYALRGATKEATATYNDALTLDGKNAAARIGLARLHINNNLAGDAVPLLLAVVNEQPRNLEARLLLLHGLIAVGDMPQATTHLNLALQLAPNSATVLNAAGMLATARKDSEGARRAFASALAADPRSYQALAGLLTSEMQGKKFGSAKALIEKQLAAMPNDPNVLLMAAQTYSAMGDAFESEQALKKTVEVDPQSLQAYAMLGRMYYQQGRLDLARRELETFVTRAPKSVPANTMLGTIQELQGKTDDAKTSYNRALQIDPRAAVAANNLAWINANSNGNLDVALQLAQTAKAQLPNRHEVDDTLGFIYYKKGLSSLAIESLSASATRQPDNPSYAYHLALAHHQNGDKAEARKLLEKALKSNAKFANADAARKLLESIQ; from the coding sequence ATGATGCGCGCACTTACCGGACTTCTCAGTGTTGTGATGGTCGCGGCCACCCTGGCCGCATGCAAGTCGGATCCCTTGGTCGAAGCCCGGAATCACCTCGACCGTGGCAACCAGCAGTTTGAAAAGCAGAAGTATCCCGAGGCGATCATCGAGTATCGCCGCGCCGTGCAGGCCGACCCGCGGCTGGGCGACGCGCGGCTGCAGCTCGCTCAGGCCTATGCCACGACGGGGGACGGCCCGAACGCCCTGAGGGAATTCGCGCGCGCCGCCGAGCTGCTGCCCGACGACACCACCGCACAGGTGAAGGCCGGCAACTTCATGCTGCTCGCCAGCCGCTTCGACGACGCGCAGGGTTTGGCCAATCGCATGTTGCAGCACAACCCCAGCAACGTCGACGCACAGATCCTGCTGGCCAACTCGCTGGCGGGGCTGCGGGACATCGACGGCGCGGTAGCGGCGTTCGAGAAAGCCGTGGCCCTGGAGCCGAATCGGGCCGCCACCTATTCGGAGCTCGGTTCGGTGCAGTTGGGGGGCGGCAACAAGGATGCCGCGGAAGCGGCGTTCCGCAAGGCCATCGAGCTCGACCCGGAGTCCGCCAACGCGCACCTGGCGCTGGCCAATTTCTTCTGGGCCACAGGGAACATGCCCGAATCCGAAAAGGGCATGCGGCGGGCCCTGCAGATTGAACCCGACAACCTCGTCGGCAACCGCGCGATGGCGATGTACTACATGCTGACCAACACGCCGGCAGCAGCCGAGCCGCACCTCAAGGTCGTTGCCAGGGTATCGCCGAACATCGACGCCAAATACTTTCTGGCCGAGTACTACATGCGCCTTGGCAAGGTCGACGAGGCGCGCGCGATCCTGACGCCGCTCGTGGCCGCCCCGGAATCGTTTGTCGGCGCCTCGATCCGCCTCGCCCGCGTCGAGGTGGTGGCCAATCGCAATGCCGAGGCGCACCGCACGCTCGAGGCTGTGCTCGCGCGCGAGCCCAACAACGCCGATGCGCTGGTGACCCTCGGCAAGCTGCACCTGAGCGAGAACAACACCATCAACGCGTTGACGACGCTGCAGGACGCGGTCCGCGCCAACCCGCGATCGGTCGAGGCGCAGCTCGCGCTGGGCCACACTTACGCCCTGCGCGGCGCCACCAAGGAGGCGACGGCGACCTACAACGACGCCCTCACCCTCGATGGCAAGAATGCCGCTGCGCGCATCGGCCTGGCGCGCCTCCACATCAACAACAACCTGGCCGGCGATGCCGTCCCGCTGCTGCTCGCCGTCGTCAACGAACAGCCGCGCAATCTCGAGGCGCGCCTGTTGCTGCTGCACGGCCTGATCGCCGTCGGCGACATGCCGCAGGCGACGACTCACCTCAACCTGGCGCTGCAACTGGCGCCGAACTCGGCGACGGTGCTGAACGCGGCCGGCATGCTGGCCACCGCCAGGAAGGATTCGGAAGGCGCCCGGCGGGCGTTTGCCAGCGCGCTGGCGGCGGATCCCCGGTCGTACCAAGCGCTGGCCGGCCTGCTGACGTCCGAGATGCAGGGCAAGAAGTTCGGCTCGGCCAAGGCGCTGATCGAGAAGCAGCTGGCGGCGATGCCCAACGACCCGAACGTGCTGTTGATGGCCGCGCAGACCTACAGCGCCATGGGCGATGCGTTCGAAAGCGAGCAGGCGCTCAAGAAGACGGTGGAAGTGGACCCGCAGAGCCTGCAGGCCTACGCCATGCTCGGCCGGATGTATTACCAGCAGGGCCGGCTCGATCTCGCCCGCCGCGAGCTCGAGACCTTCGTGACCCGCGCCCCGAAGTCGGTGCCCGCCAACACCATGCTTGGCACCATCCAGGAGCTGCAGGGCAAGACCGACGACGCCAAGACCAGCTATAACCGGGCGCTGCAGATCGATCCGCGCGCCGCCGTAGCGGCGAACAACCTCGCCTGGATCAACGCCAACAGCAACGGCAACCTCGACGTGGCCCTGCAGCTGGCCCAGACCGCCAAGGCGCAGTTGCCCAATCGCCACGAGGTCGACGACACGCTGGGCTTCATCTACTACAAGAAGGGCCTGTCGTCGCTCGCCATCGAGTCGCTGAGCGCCAGCGCCACGCGGCAGCCCGACAACCCAAGCTACGCCTATCACCTCGCCCTGGCGCATCACCAGAACGGCGACAAGGCCGAAGCCCGCAAGCTGCTGGAGAAGGCGCTCAAGTCGAACGCCAAGTTCGCCAACGCCGACGCCGCCCGGAAGCTCCTGGAGTCGATTCAGTAA
- a CDS encoding ABC transporter permease, with product MNLSAAAPGLAADLKEMAREQYEFRELLYQMTRRDLLLRYKQALMGFGWAIFMPLMNTVVFTIIFTRVAPLEIDMPYPLFAYCGLLAWNFSASSFRFAVTSLTANANLVTKVYFPREIFPISAVLVSLVDFAIGAIVLVVMMAYYQVLPTAAIAALPWVLLVHVMFTLAISLLLAMANLFYRDVKYLFELVIMVWMFLTAVLYPVSQVGGLAGQVMMLNPMTPIIDGYRDVLLRGQVPDPSTFLITTAATAVFLVIAWLVFHRAEYEFAENV from the coding sequence ATGAACCTCTCCGCCGCCGCTCCCGGGCTCGCCGCCGACCTGAAAGAGATGGCGCGCGAGCAGTACGAATTCCGCGAGCTGCTCTACCAGATGACCCGTCGGGACCTGCTGCTTCGCTACAAGCAGGCCCTGATGGGCTTCGGCTGGGCGATCTTCATGCCGCTCATGAATACGGTCGTGTTCACGATCATCTTCACGCGCGTGGCGCCGCTCGAGATCGACATGCCCTATCCGCTGTTCGCCTACTGCGGACTGCTGGCCTGGAATTTCTCCGCCTCGTCTTTCCGCTTTGCCGTGACCTCGCTGACCGCCAACGCCAACCTGGTCACCAAGGTGTACTTCCCGCGCGAGATCTTCCCGATCTCCGCGGTGCTGGTGTCGCTCGTGGACTTCGCCATCGGCGCGATCGTGCTGGTGGTGATGATGGCCTACTACCAGGTGCTGCCGACCGCCGCCATCGCGGCGCTGCCGTGGGTACTGCTGGTGCATGTCATGTTCACGCTGGCCATCAGCCTGCTGCTGGCCATGGCCAACCTGTTCTACCGGGACGTGAAGTACCTGTTCGAGCTGGTGATCATGGTGTGGATGTTCCTGACCGCCGTGCTCTACCCGGTGAGCCAGGTGGGCGGACTGGCCGGGCAGGTCATGATGCTCAACCCGATGACGCCGATCATCGACGGCTATCGGGACGTGCTGCTGCGCGGACAGGTCCCCGATCCCTCGACCTTCCTCATCACGACCGCCGCGACCGCGGTGTTCCTGGTGATCGCGTGGCTCGTGTTCCACCGCGCGGAGTACGAGTTCGCAGAGAACGTCTAA
- a CDS encoding glycosyltransferase, which produces MPKPRVMQLVLSLSPGGTERLVIEICRHLADRIDSSVCCLDEPGAWAAELAPLDIPVVSLSRQPGFHPGLALELARVIKDRHIDVVHCHHYSPYVYGLLATVLHPRVRLIFTEHGRLSGAGPSRKRQIVNPMLAWWPARLCAVSADLRRHMINEGFPGRRLEVVYNGIAAGERPRPAQRQAARKALGLAPGALVVGSVGRLDPVKNLPALLRAHARLLAEHPEARLVIVGDGPDRDALHAEARALNIADAVVFTGYRADVRAVLAAFDVYANSSRYEGVSLTILEAMAAGLPVVATDVGGNPEVVIDHETGRLVAGHASALVGALVELANHPKRRHAMGDAGRWRVKRHFSLDRMAEQYAAAYFGPRHQANIAAPVMAPVVGTQSPASPIGSDPIAN; this is translated from the coding sequence GTGCCCAAGCCCCGCGTCATGCAGCTCGTCCTCAGCCTTTCACCCGGAGGAACCGAGCGGTTGGTGATCGAGATCTGCCGTCACCTCGCGGATCGCATCGACTCGTCGGTGTGCTGCCTTGACGAACCGGGCGCGTGGGCGGCGGAGCTGGCGCCGCTCGACATCCCGGTGGTGTCGTTGTCGCGCCAACCCGGTTTTCATCCGGGGCTCGCGCTCGAGCTGGCGCGCGTGATCAAGGACAGGCACATCGACGTCGTGCACTGCCATCACTATTCGCCCTACGTGTATGGGCTGCTCGCTACCGTCCTGCATCCCCGCGTGCGCCTGATCTTCACCGAGCATGGTCGCCTGTCGGGCGCCGGCCCCTCGCGCAAGCGCCAGATCGTCAACCCGATGCTGGCGTGGTGGCCGGCGCGGCTGTGTGCGGTGTCGGCCGATCTCAGGCGGCACATGATCAACGAGGGCTTTCCCGGGCGCCGTCTCGAGGTGGTCTACAACGGCATTGCGGCCGGCGAGCGGCCGCGTCCGGCACAACGGCAGGCCGCCCGCAAGGCGCTCGGCCTCGCGCCTGGAGCCCTGGTCGTCGGCAGCGTGGGCCGGCTCGATCCGGTGAAGAACCTGCCGGCCTTGCTGCGGGCCCACGCGAGGTTGCTCGCCGAACATCCCGAAGCTCGTCTGGTGATCGTTGGTGATGGACCTGACCGCGACGCCCTGCACGCCGAAGCCCGCGCCCTGAACATCGCCGACGCGGTCGTGTTCACCGGCTACCGCGCCGATGTCCGTGCGGTGCTGGCGGCCTTCGATGTCTACGCCAACAGCTCCCGCTACGAGGGCGTGTCGCTGACTATCCTCGAAGCGATGGCGGCGGGTCTGCCGGTGGTGGCGACCGATGTTGGCGGCAATCCCGAGGTGGTGATCGATCACGAGACCGGCCGCCTGGTGGCCGGCCACGCCAGCGCCCTGGTCGGCGCGCTGGTGGAGCTGGCGAACCACCCGAAGCGACGCCATGCCATGGGCGATGCCGGACGGTGGCGGGTCAAGCGACATTTCTCGCTGGACCGCATGGCCGAGCAGTACGCGGCCGCTTACTTTGGTCCGCGGCACCAGGCGAACATCGCCGCGCCGGTGATGGCGCCGGTGGTCGGTACCCAGAGCCCAGCCAGCCCAATCGGCTCCGACCCCATCGCCAACTGA
- the asnB gene encoding asparagine synthase (glutamine-hydrolyzing): MCGICGVVSLEGDLPPNVAGAITTMTDRLRHRGPDGGGAHTTPWFAFGHRRLAIIDRAGGEQPMANEDRSVWIVFNGEIYNHAELRRDLQARGHRFRTHSDTEAIVHAYEEYGDACVDLLDGMFAFAIADQNTRRVLLARDRLGKKPMFHATLGGVLHFASEIKAIKASPLWDGAPDLDSVEGYLSLGYFIAPATAYRHVRKLEPGHVLGLDGAHASIRQYWDIAAFDTDPRERGALVDEVHARLSAAVSRRLESEVPIGAFLSGGIDSGLVVSYMAETMGAPPVTASVGFADAAHNELATAGMTAARYSTEHHTATVDPRLEDVLDPIVSAFDEPFADPSAIPTYYVSQMARQHVTVALSGDGADEAFGGYDWRYTPHAMESQARRLIPGKPGRKAAAWLGARWPRSRAFPRPFRLGNVLENLGRDPAAAYYADLCFLKPADTRALLGKAPTREPAESPVYEQVTRPYRECRSTSAVQKAQYADLKVYLPNDPLVKVDRMSMAHSLEIRCPLLDHRLVELAFRIPTHSKMPHGQPKSLLRGLAERRLPRAVVHQPKRGFTAPVASWLRGPYAEQFRDDVLSPGARSHGMVDTARVGRLFEEHRSGQADHSFALWAVWMLERWARNEPAPAGAA; this comes from the coding sequence ATGTGCGGCATTTGTGGCGTTGTCAGTCTTGAGGGCGATCTGCCGCCGAACGTGGCGGGCGCGATCACCACCATGACCGATCGGTTGCGCCACCGGGGCCCCGACGGAGGCGGCGCGCACACGACCCCGTGGTTTGCCTTCGGGCACCGGCGCCTGGCGATCATCGATCGGGCCGGCGGCGAGCAACCCATGGCCAACGAAGACCGCTCGGTCTGGATTGTCTTCAACGGCGAAATCTACAACCACGCCGAGTTGCGCCGCGACCTGCAGGCGCGCGGCCACCGCTTCCGCACCCACTCCGACACCGAGGCCATCGTCCACGCCTACGAAGAGTACGGCGATGCGTGCGTCGATCTCCTCGACGGCATGTTTGCGTTTGCGATTGCCGACCAGAACACGCGCCGCGTGCTCCTGGCCCGCGACCGCCTGGGCAAGAAGCCGATGTTTCACGCCACGCTCGGCGGCGTGCTGCACTTCGCGAGCGAGATCAAGGCGATCAAGGCCAGCCCGCTGTGGGACGGCGCTCCCGACCTCGACTCGGTCGAAGGCTATCTCTCGCTTGGGTACTTCATCGCCCCGGCAACCGCTTATCGCCACGTCCGCAAGCTCGAACCGGGTCACGTGCTGGGCCTCGATGGGGCGCACGCCTCGATCCGCCAGTACTGGGACATCGCCGCATTCGACACCGATCCGCGAGAGCGCGGCGCGCTGGTGGACGAGGTGCACGCGCGGCTGTCGGCCGCGGTGTCGCGCCGGCTCGAAAGCGAAGTGCCGATCGGCGCGTTCCTGTCGGGCGGCATCGACTCGGGGCTGGTCGTCTCGTACATGGCCGAAACCATGGGCGCGCCGCCGGTCACCGCCTCGGTGGGCTTCGCCGACGCGGCGCACAACGAACTGGCGACGGCGGGCATGACGGCCGCCCGCTACTCGACCGAGCACCACACCGCCACCGTGGATCCGCGACTCGAGGACGTGCTGGATCCGATCGTATCGGCGTTCGACGAGCCCTTTGCCGATCCCTCGGCCATCCCGACCTACTACGTCAGCCAGATGGCTCGCCAGCATGTGACGGTGGCGCTGTCGGGCGACGGCGCAGACGAGGCGTTCGGCGGCTACGACTGGCGCTACACCCCGCATGCCATGGAATCGCAGGCGCGCCGGCTGATCCCGGGCAAGCCGGGGCGCAAGGCCGCCGCCTGGCTCGGGGCGCGCTGGCCGCGCTCGCGCGCGTTCCCGCGTCCCTTCCGCCTGGGCAACGTGCTCGAGAACCTCGGCCGCGATCCAGCCGCGGCGTATTACGCCGACCTGTGCTTCCTGAAGCCGGCCGACACGCGCGCGCTGCTCGGCAAGGCGCCTACCCGCGAACCGGCCGAGAGCCCGGTCTACGAGCAGGTCACGCGGCCCTATCGCGAGTGCCGCTCGACGAGCGCCGTGCAGAAGGCCCAGTACGCGGACCTCAAGGTGTATCTCCCGAACGATCCGCTGGTGAAGGTCGATCGCATGAGCATGGCGCACAGCCTCGAGATTCGCTGCCCGCTGCTCGATCACCGGTTGGTGGAACTGGCGTTCCGGATCCCCACCCACAGCAAGATGCCGCACGGCCAGCCCAAGTCGCTGCTGCGCGGACTCGCCGAACGGCGGTTGCCGCGCGCCGTCGTGCATCAACCCAAGCGCGGGTTCACGGCGCCGGTCGCCTCGTGGCTAAGGGGACCGTACGCCGAACAGTTCCGAGACGATGTGCTTTCGCCGGGCGCGCGCAGCCACGGCATGGTTGATACCGCTCGAGTCGGCCGCCTGTTCGAGGAGCATCGCTCCGGGCAGGCCGATCACTCCTTCGCGCTGTGGGCCGTCTGGATGCTCGAACGTTGGGCCCGGAACGAACCAGCGCCGGCCGGGGCCGCGTGA
- a CDS encoding putative O-glycosylation ligase, exosortase A system-associated, which yields MGPERTSAGRGRVIRTIVVIIALVIGWSFAIQSPLFAAAFYLWIAYFRPESWAWSDVFATLNLSYFAGAFLLIRTAFSPVKFRVDYRNLMMFLFLALGLVSSLLGPNQAYSMSYWQEFAKTIVVSYLLTVLITDAKDLRLILTVIVLSLGFEAGKQGWATLVLSPGAPNTNSVPFLGDNNLVAVGMAMLLPMVGALGITSTGWQKRAYQFLSIGVLYRAVSTYSRGGLLAIGAVGGMYFWRSQHKLRTLAAFAIAVALVLPVLPQAYWDRMATITAPAEERDDSQQSRLHFWQVAVAMANDRPLLGVGHAGYPRAYNAYDWTDGQYLTNRAVHSAWFGVLGELGYPGLLLFGAIVFTSLRACRRVRKSAQRGEIPGPLGPYAIGLESALIAFIVGGSFVSFQYNEMLWHFFALTMALEAVAVKEAATERARLAALATPRPVAAVRPAAMPEPEFAWG from the coding sequence TTGGGCCCGGAACGAACCAGCGCCGGCCGGGGCCGCGTGATTCGCACCATCGTCGTCATCATCGCGCTGGTAATCGGGTGGAGCTTCGCCATCCAGAGCCCGCTCTTCGCCGCGGCGTTCTACCTGTGGATCGCGTACTTCCGGCCCGAGTCGTGGGCGTGGAGCGATGTCTTCGCCACCCTGAACCTGTCGTACTTCGCCGGCGCGTTCCTGCTGATTCGAACGGCGTTCTCGCCCGTCAAGTTCAGGGTCGATTACCGGAACCTGATGATGTTCCTGTTCCTGGCACTGGGCCTGGTGTCGTCGCTGCTCGGGCCCAACCAGGCGTACTCGATGAGCTACTGGCAGGAGTTCGCCAAGACCATCGTCGTCAGCTACCTGCTGACCGTGCTGATCACCGACGCGAAGGACCTGCGGTTGATCCTCACGGTGATCGTGCTCTCGCTCGGGTTCGAGGCCGGCAAGCAGGGGTGGGCGACGCTCGTGCTCAGCCCGGGCGCGCCCAACACCAACAGCGTGCCGTTTCTCGGCGACAACAACCTGGTCGCGGTCGGCATGGCCATGCTGCTGCCCATGGTCGGCGCGCTCGGCATCACCAGCACCGGCTGGCAGAAGCGCGCGTACCAGTTTCTGAGCATCGGCGTCCTGTATCGCGCCGTCAGCACCTACTCGCGCGGTGGCCTGTTGGCCATCGGCGCGGTCGGTGGCATGTACTTCTGGCGTTCGCAGCACAAGCTACGGACGCTGGCTGCGTTTGCCATCGCCGTGGCGCTGGTCCTGCCGGTGCTGCCGCAGGCGTACTGGGACCGCATGGCCACCATCACGGCCCCAGCCGAAGAACGAGACGATTCGCAGCAGAGCCGCCTGCACTTCTGGCAGGTGGCGGTGGCCATGGCCAACGATCGGCCGCTGCTCGGCGTCGGCCACGCCGGCTATCCGCGTGCGTACAACGCGTACGACTGGACCGACGGACAGTATCTGACCAACCGCGCGGTGCACAGCGCCTGGTTCGGGGTCCTGGGCGAGCTTGGCTATCCCGGCTTGCTGCTGTTCGGCGCCATCGTCTTCACGTCGCTGCGCGCGTGCCGTCGCGTGCGCAAGTCGGCGCAGCGCGGCGAGATTCCCGGGCCGCTTGGCCCCTACGCGATCGGCCTTGAATCCGCCCTGATCGCCTTCATCGTCGGCGGCAGTTTCGTGTCGTTCCAATACAACGAAATGCTGTGGCACTTCTTCGCCCTGACGATGGCGCTTGAAGCGGTGGCGGTCAAAGAGGCCGCCACTGAACGCGCGCGCCTCGCCGCACTCGCCACGCCGCGGCCGGTCGCCGCCGTACGTCCGGCGGCCATGCCCGAACCCGAATTTGCCTGGGGATAA
- a CDS encoding glycosyltransferase family A protein encodes MPKVSIIIPAYNAADYIREAVDSALAQTHGDREVIVVDDASTDDTPAILTTYGHRIIVHRQANTGVSGARNTGARLATGAMLAFLDADDVWRPTKLESQLAISETPISYTNRFNFGERGHLPEVQSEITPLLSGDVFVPLMLRGNFITVSSVMMTRGLFAELGGFAHQPGGCEDWDLWLRAAERYEFSVCPEPLVGYRFTPNSMSRNYRAMAPARRRAVSRALKSERGRQLSWYVRRQIWAETCRTNGWDASQAGARIDALRNYAAAAAAWPLTLQPFKEALRVCIHA; translated from the coding sequence ATGCCCAAAGTCTCGATCATCATTCCCGCCTACAACGCCGCGGACTACATCCGCGAGGCGGTGGATTCCGCCCTGGCGCAAACCCACGGGGACCGCGAGGTCATCGTCGTTGACGACGCCTCGACCGACGATACGCCGGCCATCCTCACGACCTACGGCCATCGCATCATCGTGCATCGGCAGGCGAACACCGGCGTCTCGGGCGCGCGCAACACCGGCGCGCGCCTGGCCACCGGCGCCATGCTCGCTTTTCTCGATGCCGACGATGTGTGGCGGCCGACGAAACTGGAGTCGCAGCTGGCGATCTCCGAGACCCCGATCTCCTATACCAATCGCTTCAACTTCGGCGAACGCGGGCATCTTCCTGAAGTGCAGAGCGAGATCACGCCGCTGCTGTCGGGTGATGTGTTCGTGCCGCTGATGCTGCGCGGCAACTTCATCACCGTGTCGAGCGTGATGATGACGCGCGGGTTGTTCGCCGAACTGGGCGGGTTCGCGCATCAGCCGGGCGGCTGCGAAGACTGGGACCTGTGGCTGCGGGCCGCCGAGCGGTACGAGTTCTCGGTCTGCCCGGAACCCCTCGTGGGCTACCGCTTCACGCCCAACAGCATGAGCCGCAACTACCGGGCCATGGCGCCGGCGCGGCGGCGGGCGGTATCGCGCGCCCTCAAGTCGGAGCGAGGCCGCCAGCTCAGTTGGTATGTGCGCCGACAGATCTGGGCCGAGACGTGCCGCACCAATGGCTGGGATGCCAGCCAGGCCGGCGCCCGCATCGACGCCCTGCGCAACTACGCGGCCGCCGCGGCAGCCTGGCCGCTGACACTGCAACCGTTCAAGGAAGCGCTGCGGGTGTGCATCCATGCGTGA
- a CDS encoding glycosyltransferase family 1 protein, with product MRERPFRVAIDARSLNTGHLRGIGKSVFEFVKRTAASGAVDWHLLADRPDQPMQVPNEDACAVSVFETRGDRLHAWEQWSLPRRAQQLGVDVLHAPGTSMPWWQPVPTVVTIHDTIPWQQQDPAWPPGFYRDRLLPAAYRRAAAITTVSDCSRRDILSRWPHLQPKLHVISPGVDERYLDAPVDRRPIELDGRTVAEPYLLYLGGSDPRKRLMWALQAWWGAADTGATLVVCGVAKGEHDNLRRMVPRNLQDRLIMAPFVSEDDMPRLYMRAAAVLYPSLYEGFGLPVIEAQAVGTPVLFSDVGSLTELKGPGAVVLPVDDLPAWVRTLREILKTRGTQGPDRIARAWAQQYSWDAYTERTLAVYDEVGLKRPEQQGRGVQQGVTS from the coding sequence ATGCGTGAGCGTCCCTTTCGCGTCGCGATTGACGCGCGCAGCCTCAACACCGGGCACCTGCGCGGCATTGGCAAGTCGGTGTTCGAGTTCGTCAAGCGGACCGCCGCCAGCGGCGCGGTCGACTGGCACCTGCTCGCCGACCGGCCCGACCAGCCGATGCAGGTGCCAAATGAAGACGCGTGCGCGGTGTCGGTGTTCGAGACCCGCGGCGACCGCCTGCACGCCTGGGAGCAATGGTCGCTGCCGCGCCGCGCGCAGCAGCTCGGCGTGGATGTGTTGCACGCGCCCGGCACGTCGATGCCGTGGTGGCAACCGGTACCGACGGTCGTGACCATTCACGACACCATTCCGTGGCAGCAACAGGATCCGGCCTGGCCGCCCGGCTTCTATCGCGACCGCCTGCTGCCGGCGGCGTACCGTCGCGCCGCCGCCATCACGACAGTCAGCGACTGCTCTCGCCGCGACATCCTGTCGCGGTGGCCGCATCTGCAGCCGAAGCTGCACGTCATCTCTCCTGGAGTCGATGAACGCTATCTCGACGCGCCAGTGGACCGGCGGCCGATCGAACTCGACGGGCGCACCGTGGCCGAGCCCTACCTGCTGTACCTGGGTGGCAGCGATCCGCGCAAGCGCCTGATGTGGGCGCTGCAGGCGTGGTGGGGCGCGGCCGACACCGGCGCGACGCTCGTGGTGTGCGGCGTCGCCAAGGGCGAACACGACAACCTTCGCCGCATGGTGCCGCGTAACCTGCAGGACCGGCTGATCATGGCGCCGTTTGTCAGCGAAGACGACATGCCGCGGCTCTACATGCGGGCGGCCGCGGTGCTCTATCCCAGCCTGTACGAAGGGTTCGGCCTGCCGGTGATCGAGGCGCAAGCGGTCGGCACCCCGGTGCTGTTCAGCGACGTCGGCAGCTTGACCGAGCTCAAGGGCCCGGGCGCGGTGGTCCTGCCGGTGGACGACCTGCCGGCGTGGGTTCGGACGCTGCGCGAGATCTTGAAGACGCGCGGGACCCAGGGGCCCGATCGCATTGCCCGTGCCTGGGCGCAGCAGTACTCGTGGGACGCCTACACCGAGCGCACGCTGGCGGTGTACGACGAGGTCGGGCTCAAGCGGCCCGAACAGCAAGGCCGCGGCGTGCAGCAGGGAGTGACCTCATGA